ttttgttcctttttactAGATGTAACTCTTACCTGGACTAACCTCGTCactctttcctcctctcctctcccctctcCTCTTCGTTCCTCTCAGCTGATCTTCCAAACTTGGTCATGTTCTCAGTCCTTCAGCCAAGCACTCCTGAGCTTTAAACaacaccatcacacacacacacacacacacacacacacacacacacacacacgcacacacacacatgcagtcgGCTCTGGTCTTTACTCAGTTTCTATTTCAGCTCAACTCTCTCGGGCGGCGGTCATGGCCGGCTGCAGGAGTTACTTACAAGGACTTGCCATCTGTGTCACTGTGCTTCTGCTGGTAAGCTAAACACTAAATGCTAACGGCTTGGTGTTAATTGATTATTATCTGTGATGTCACAGTAATAAGATAAGAAAAATCTATGATTTTGATTAAACGTCAGTcgctaattgtttttttttctctgtattgcAAAATTATCGCAGCAAcacactctttttttgtttacatgctAACAGTAGTAcactttaattaaaacacaaacaagattTATTTTGTTCACAACAATGATTTCTACTAGAGATGTTTCTTAAACACATAATGTTTtcttaatcatttaaataagcTGGTGTTCCTCAGGGAATGCTTTTAGGGCTCCTCATAGTGCTCTAAAgatgaaacaaaattaaatgaaatcagATTGTAACCTTAACCTTTGAGGGTCCTTCGAGGACCAAACgtgtattgtttgtttattttgtgttttgatgCCCAACATCTGCTTTAGTTTAAAGACCTATTTTATTAAACTTAacaagaatattttatttatttctatgtttaacattttatgagCCTCTTTATTGATTTTTGTATTGAACAGGAAACAATCATAATGCCAACATTCTTTACCTCATGACCAGTTTGGTTCCATTGACTCccattataaaacacattttttgatACATTATAATCCCCCTATATTATTATGcctgttctgtgtttttctttataaaaacaaacaaacaaataaacaaacaaaaaaaaacccaaacaaacaaacaaaaaacctggATTTATATGTTCCAAAGACTCGAACTTAACTCAGAGgtgataaaacattttcagacagGCTTCTTTACTCActgttttaaatctcatttaaaaatcattgattgtgattttatttggaAACCTTTACTTTATTTGTTCCTTAGACTCTTTTTACTTGTATTGCTATTTTATCttgtattgtttattttttgtactgTGCAACACTTCGGTCAGTATTcttgatttttaaatatttctttagaaaaaaagtggTATGGTATGGGTTTGAGCTGAATGGTGTTTGTCTAAAGATCCACACACTATGGATCTGATTCTGGCTTATGCTTTTTTGGCAGCACATTGTTGCTGTACACTTTATAACATttaatctgtttcttttctttaacatgttgacatgtttttatcGCTGTAGTTGTTTcattttatgctgatgatatgcTGCTTTATGTGCCCATTTTTGACATTGAAGCAATAACAACTGCCCCTCCTTTTCAGCTTTCATGTAGAAAGTATAAACACTGTTTTCTTCGATGGGATGCACAAAATCTACACTCTTTCCTTATTTCTTTGTTGGTGtttatatttcagttttctATCAGTGTTTTGATGTTATCTTTTCACTGACTTGTTTGTCAGGGCCTAACTGATAtgtaaactttaaaacaaatgctTAACCATGAATGCGGAAGTATTCACAACAATATTTGTTGAGTTGTGTAATTATTGGTTAATCTTTCTTCATTCCCTTTTCTTATCTTTTGTCTGGCCTGTGTTtcctattatttttttattttaactctagaacttatttttgttgttttactcacattctttattttctctacaAAACATTGCAAACAAATCAGTTTTAAAAGCTCAAGCTCATTTAAATTGACTATAACTTTTGCTGGATTTACTTAAATTGACAGAATGTCATGATTAATTATAACAgactttaacattttattttattttttattttattttatttttataacaggCTATTTCTATGATTATTTAAGTTTAGGGCTTAGACAGTctttcctgcttcctgtttctgctgctgctttgctgtTTATCAGCTGATTGCAGTGATTATGCTGCATGCCTCAGTTTAACCCAACTGTAATTCACAGGAGACTTTCACTTTTGTGTTATTATTTGGGTTACCAGAAACACTATAAGAACTACATCTTGTATCCTGCactgtttttaagtgtttataaatgtttatgtttgtcttGCTCCTTTGCACTTTTTGGTGTCCAAATGTCACTCTGTTACCATTTTCCTTCCTTGCAAGATTGATTTACAGTATATATTTGCCCCGGTTTTCAGACATTTGCTGCAAATTTAAATTAGTTCTTGCCTGGTTCCCTTTTTCTTATTGCTAATGCAATTGCTCAAACTGCAGAGCTCAAGAACTTTTTGGCCCCAGGTCAGAGCTTGGTAAACTCCTCCAGGAATTCATATGCATGAGAATGTCATTGAGAGCAAATAATTAACAGTGCAGCAGTTACCGAAATGAATCAATTTCTCATGTAACATTCATCATTCGCTTAACCTGGACACAGATGTGATTTTGAAGACTGATGACGTTTGTGAGCAAAAGCCATCAGAGTTCCCAGCCGAATTTTGATCCCATTCTCTCTGGGGATGAAGAGCAGTTATAGAAGAATGCCACGGAACGCTAAAGACCTTCCCTTCTGTGAAACCCAACAAGCTCTCAGCTACAGTAGTTTCCAGTTTCTAAAATTTCCCTTCCTTTTAACTGCAGGTGTCTGGTGTGGTGATGATCGGTGTTGGATTTTCCTCTGTTGATGGCAATGTACCAGTTGCAGAGGTAAATATGTGAGTTAACCACATTTACAATGAAAGGCTTGTTGCCTGCTCCATAAATCTAGTAGAATTAAGTAGTATCAAACCCTCACTCTTTCAGACTTGAGTGGGATGGAGAGGTAAACTATCAAGATTTATTCAAATGATCATGTCTGCTAATTATTTTAAAGAGGTATTTCTCTTTGCAGTGTAATCATTGTCATTTAAGTCCAAATAGTTTTGTCTAAATGTGAAAACTTGGACTCTACAATATCCAAAATGCAGGGAGGCTTCAATTTTCAGACATAAGTTAGACTTAAACCAGCtgactttgatttattttgagaAATTTACACATCTGCCTTTGGAGGACGCATGCTTTTCAGATGCACTGagtttaataataacaataaaagattttgttaaagttttcattcatttttgttagTCTCTGCTTTCTGCTTGTGTTCTAGTTGTTTGACCAATTGTCCAATAGCGATGGTTTACTAGTGCTGCAGGTGTTTGGTCCAATCACAGTGGTTCTGTCCGTTCTTGGTATCTGCTCTGCGTCTTTGGACCATaaacctctgctgctgctggtgagagaaataaacacacacatttgctcTTCCAGCCCTTCATGACATTGTGGCCTGAAGCCAAACTGTAACCATTAAACTTTCCTTTCATGATCTGATCAGCAAAAATTTCCTCACTTTGCTAAAATGTCCTCATTTGTAAGGTTTGACTGACAAGTAGGTCCTCACAAAGATGGTTagacaagaacacacacaaagactcGTGGTGGGGCGGAGCTAATCTGTGATTTTATGCTTCAGTTTTCTGCGATGATATTCGTGGAGTTTGTGGCACTGATGGTTGTTGCTTCACCGCTGGTTCAAGTTCAAGCTCAGGTAATTCTACCTGTCTGTGTCTCACTGGTGTCCCCTAAAGGCTGAAGAGTTCATCACAACCCAcctaatttgacattttatctatttacttaaaaacaccAAATGGATTTCTATGTCAATTTCTTCATGGCCACAGATATGTGTGAATGTGGTTGGTTTTAAGTGTAAGAGTTCAAATTTTATGTACATAGGGTGGAATGTAGTTAAAAGAATACAAGGTAAAGAATACAAGTAAGTAGAGTGTGGAACATGTATACATTTGAGTATGTAAACATGTTCTGCAAGCAATAGGATAtgatgaataaaactaaaatacaaaAGCAAGGCAGATGTATACAGCagctatatatgtatatgtatctGTACGCCAGAGTCTTTCAAGATGTTTGTTATGCATCTAAATTCATTCAAGTTTGAATTCTGTTCTGCAGATAGACAGCACCGTGGAGGATGTATTTCTGAACGTCACTCCTCTTCACAGAGCTGAGGCTTATATCCAGAGTGAACTGAAGAAACTCCAGACCTCAGTAAGagattttaagaaaaaacttGAACAAAATAAGTCTGATTATACAAAGACAGATGTTTATCTAATATGCTAAAAGACTGAGTTTGTGTTGTAAATGAGTCCACTGTCCTGTAAAAGTGATGTTTCGTGTTTTGACATCTGCTTGTTAATGTGCTGAATTAAAGACACCTTTAATTCActcagtttaaatgtttgtgtgtctctgagGACTCCTGTTGTGGCTTGAGACACTTTGAGGACTGGGAGAACCAACTTCCTACTTCCTGTTTCTGTACACCTCCCACTTTTGACCCACAGCTCAGGTACaacaggaaaacaggaaaactaaaaGCTTTGGGACTTttagaagtctttttttttcttttttgattatAAATTTGTTAAGGTTGCATGCTCACAAAACAGAACTTTAGATTTgaggaaacaaacatttaaagataataatataatataatataatatattcaACTTTAATAAGAAACCAaatgacaacaaacaattttttGGATAACTGGATAATTATGAATGTTGTCTGAGGGGGTCCACCATCTCACTACTTGTTAACTTACTGATGCATGAAGACAGATATTTGCCTAATATGCTAAAAGATGGAATTCTTGTTATAAAACTGGTGGTAGGTGTGGATATGTCCAAACtacatatattaaaataaaattaaggtGTACATTGTGGGCTCAGTTCACACACCTCATTTAACCCATTACTAATGTCTGTCATCCTgcagttctttcttttttttttttttgcctttacaCACTAAAATGTCCCCAGACTACCTGAATCTTTTCCTAATATTCTGTTTTGAAGATACTGAAAAACCAAAAGTCTTTTATAATCTGttgttattaaattatattctaTTATAGTCTGGATTATTCTCTGTGGGGGTTTGGACCAATGTGGTGAGCCACAACCCATCCCTGCTTGGAAAGACTAACCCTTTGGTGGATACTGCTTTTATActcaatcctgacaccctcaccaaTCACTGGTTAATCTGCTgattggagaaaaaaatgtcagaaaacatgttaatgtaTTTGTTGTATTAACTGTGTTTCTAGACTTCCATGTAATAAGGATAGTTTCCTTGGTGATAGCTAGCTACAGCAGGAGTTTTTTACGCATGGTTAGTCAGAGTCTAAGAAGACATAATCCCGATTTCTCAAAGATCTTTAGAGGCTCTTGATGGACTTCTCGATTTCTAGCTTTCTCAGATTGTTTCAGGAGGATTAGGctggaaaatgtttaaagagtTAATTACAGTTAAAAGTTCAAATTAAAAGTCTGATTGGACAGAAACCAACTACAATTaaacttgaataaaataaagatgatatTTGGAAACTGCAGTAGAAACATAGAAGTTCAATTATAGATAGATGCTGCTGAGATTAAAACAGTATAAGACCATAAATTTCTCAGAGAAATAACTGATGACAAAATAAGCTGGAAGTCATGTACATGCTAAACAGAGTATTTCAGTATTATACAAAGCAAAGTAAGACAGAAATCCCTCCATATTCTTTGTTCACTGGTTTCACCATTTTAACATACATAAAGAGGTTTGGGGAAATAACAAAAGTTAATTGCACTGATTAGTTGTTCtccaaaaaaagagaacaatcCACATGATTAATAATGTTGCATTTCAGAAACGCACTGAGCTGCCAAAACTCTTAAAATATGCAGATATGGTGCTTTATCGAACTGCACAAATAATGTTTAGGGCCAGAAACAATTCACTGCAGGAAACATCCAGAAACTGTTCTGTGTTAAAGAGGGAGCTTACCAATTAAGTGGGAAGCTTAATTTCAAAATTCAGAGGGAATGAACAACTAGGAaacaattttctattttaatgtgtggataaaattattaaacagcCTCAAAAACAATGTCCACACATCAACCAGTTTAAaataaggttttaaaaaaatgatatttAAGAGGTATAAAGAGGATGATTTGTCACTAAGGGCTTGTCTCTATTTAGTTATTAATCCTCTttgaggatttaatttttaagtaCAGTAAAATGGCTGAGGAATAATTTGAGAAGCAGAACTATATGAGAATTAAATTactatttattataattatctgAACTGTGTGTAAATACGTATATAGAACAAAACAGTGGAAACGAATTTATGTTTCGTACGTATTGAAAAGGGATTAAATAAGTTAGACTTCTTCCTTAGTCCTTTTTTCAGCATGTTgaattgaaatatttttttgttattgtaacTGGTGCACATTCTGCTGTCGCTTTCTGTTTTAACACGTAATaaactttcattcatttttttcacaGTTACGACAGAATTTTGATTTGTTGAGCCTCTAAAAGAGATTTCATGCTCCTTTGTCACTTTCATTTCTTTACCTTAAATGTTCACACTaagaaaaaagcaagagaaaaactttatttgcatttctcTTTACCTTAAATACAGTATCATTAGTGTCATTTACAGCATGTTAGCTGTCATTTGTTAAACTTCCATCTTGTATATTTTGTACAAGAAGAATAAAGCAAAGTCTTATATCTCCATGTCTGTCTCGCAGCGCTCAGCCTGTAAACTCCAGCTCAGATGGATCCTGTGTGATGGTCAGCAGAGACGTTCCCCCTCCGGCCCCACAGACCTCAGATAAATTATGGGTGCACTCCAACGTAAACAGACTCCTCACTCTGCATATGGCTCACCTAACTCTTTTGCACTCAGTTTTACCATCACCACTTTCCTGGtatctttatgtttttctttcttccatttaattttactgACTTGTTTTCCTAATTCTGCTTTTAATTCTGCATTTTTCAACCCTTCCAACTCTTTCTACCCAACTTCTCTCCTAAAGTTTTCCCTCTTCATTTATAAGTTAAACCATTAACTATTATTTCTTCCTTCTTTCAGTAATTCCTAAAgtcttcctgtttttaaaagactTTCCCAAAGGGTGTCTATGTGGAAAATGTGCAGGCAGACTCACAATATACTGTATTTGCATTCAAGAATATGTGATCTCTAGTGGTTGCAACTGTATGTAATGGCTAAAAATGTCTGACAGTGACAGTCATGTAACCTTCATCTTACTTTTTAttctccatctgtctcttttATGTTTCCTGCTGGCtgttaaactgttttatatCTTGGAGCTGCAGTAGCACTTAAAACtttgtgtaaaaaaatgttatgtaaTGTTTTTAGTCAAGTTGTAAGTTGACCTTAAACCTTTGTGCGTTGCAGCCCTGCGGTCCCATCCTAAAGAGCTACTTGGGCTTCCCCATAAAGGTCCGGATTGGAATAATTTCAGCCTTTGCCACTATTACAGTAAGCTAAGCTGCACTAGTTTCTTCCTtgaatttaaccctttaaaagtCTGATCAAAGAAAAAATGGTTCTAATgtgtaatatatttaatatatttaaaatattttaatatgaagtctttatttggtcctttaacaaaatgtaaaaaaaaataattaacaaaaaaaccatttttatatgtttactgTTTATAACTGCATGACActtcaaaattattgtagtgcaaatggtatccaccagggggcagaagacaaatgTAATAGGGGGTAATTTTCTATCGTTAATCAAGTGCGtaattgtttgttttgagagcaagatttctgtttttcatgctCAGATTTCATCTTGCTCTCttttaaaactctgctctcacactgaGAAAGTCCCTTTTGCTTctaaatatattgttcttcctttgaAAACTgtgctcagacttggtctctttaactcacactcagacacgttctctgctctcaaaacttctgctcttggatattttttcctctctcttgggttgctgaaagagctgtctgtcaaaccatTGCAAAGGTCTTTAAATTCCAGATTCACTTACACATGTACTAATATGTTAATTAGAAACTAGTATGATTCCTATAAATAGTAAATATCTATAAACAATTTGAAGCTTTTTGAGACACGATATTACAAAGTTTAGTTTccagaagggaaaaaaattaacaattaGTGTTTCCTTAAATGTTTGGgttttccaaaacatttacagctttctaaacatgatgcagatgttttttctttttaaatgctaaTGAA
The window above is part of the Melanotaenia boesemani isolate fMelBoe1 chromosome 23, fMelBoe1.pri, whole genome shotgun sequence genome. Proteins encoded here:
- the LOC121634363 gene encoding 23 kDa integral membrane protein-like, which translates into the protein MAGCRSYLQGLAICVTVLLLVSGVVMIGVGFSSVDGNVPVAELFDQLSNSDGLLVLQVFGPITVVLSVLGICSASLDHKPLLLLFSAMIFVEFVALMVVASPLVQVQAQIDSTVEDVFLNVTPLHRAEAYIQSELKKLQTSDSCCGLRHFEDWENQLPTSCFCTPPTFDPQLSAQPVNSSSDGSCVMVSRDVPPPAPQTSDKLWVHSNPCGPILKSYLGFPIKVRIGIISAFATITITAIFLCVALGLEKYWKTPKVEATIDYNRVKYQPKPSFT